The genomic region CCACGCGGGTCAACCTGCACGACGTGACATCCGTTCTTCTCACCGTGATGGTCGAGAATCGTGATGAAGTCGCGCCAGCCAACCTCGGTCTTGTTCCGCGCGTTCTCCGAGGATTCGAGCATCCCTTTCATGATGAGGTTTTCGACGAACACGGCGTCATACTCCGTGGTGTAGAAGTGCGCGAGTTTGTACTTGATACTTGAAGTCGTGTTTCTTGTTCGACATCTGCGCGTGAACATTCGCTACACATCGTCGTTGGTTCTCCCAGTTGTTCGAGTAATATTCCTTCCGCGAGAGCGAGCGTTGCTCGCGGTCGAGTCGTTCTCGCTCGTCGGACAAGTCAACTCTCCCGACGGAACGCCTATCCGAGTCGTGGATGAAGCTGAGGACGCCGATGTCAAGTCCTACTGTCTCATCTGAGTCGATATCTTCGACGGCGGGTTTATTCGGCGTCTCCGTCTCGATGCAGAAGCCGGCGTATCACGCGCCAGTGGAGTCCTTTTTGAGTGTGACTTCTTTGATTGACTCATGATCTGGAAGGTCTCGATGTAAGCGAATCGGGATTTGGCGGGTTTTGCTTTTGAGTTTCTTGAGGATGAGAACGCCTCGACGTTTGTGTCACTCTTTTTATCGAGTTCGAAGCCCGACTGTCGATACGTGAGATTCCTGAAATCTTGTGGACGCTTTCAGTTCACCGACACAACGTCGTAGTCTTTGGCTTTGAGTTTCCCGAGGTTTTGAATGTTGTCTCGGATTCGCTCGACCGCCTTCTGCAAGACCGTCGAGTAGACTTGTTTGAGGTCGGGTCACCAGTCTTTGAGCGCAGGGAGCATGTCTCGAATCATTACCATCCAGACGCGCTGGCGAAGCGTACCTGTGTCCTAGGGTATTTGTTCAAATTCGGTGAGCGCGTGGTTGTATAGTTGTCGCACGGTGTTCCGTTGCCAGTCCATCACTCCGCGTTGCTCCGTCGTCGGGAACAACCGGAAGCGTGGGCTGTAGTTCATATGGTGTATCTAACTGTAGAAATTGGCGTATGTTAAGCATACGAACCGGCATAGTTGTGCCTCGTGTGGGCGCTGTATACCCTCCGTACTCGCTCCCTTCGGTTGCTGCTTGAGGAAGGGGGCTTAGCGCCCTCTCTTTTGGCTAAATATGATTTCTGAGTGAGGCAATGACTCATCAAATGACAATAACTCAGTCTGTTTGTGCTGCTTGCCAGTCCAGGTATGCAAGAACACCACGAACATTCAATCGCGCTTCAGCTCGTGCTTTTTCTGCACCCCACACATCGATAAGCTCGGCATTATCGCTGAAGTATTGAATTACATCTTCATCTGAATTGGCTTCGCCTCGTTTCTGTCGGACAGCTTCAACCCACTCGACAAGCGCACGTTTGTATGAAGACAATAATTCATCATCATATACCCGCGGACCAAAGTGTCCAAAACATAATGTCTCAGGTGCCATCGAATCGATCGCACGTACATCATCAAGACATGTCTCAAGATTGAACTGTGATGGTGGTGAGGTCTGCTGGACACGATCCTGCATAGGAATATAAATTCCGGCAGCATCACCGGTAAATAGTGTGTCTTCGGTTGTATCATAGAACATCATTTGATGGAGTGCGTGCCCCGGTGCAGCGACTGCTGTGAGTGATCGATCTCCGAGATGAACCGTATCTCCGTCGGTAAGCGCATTAATTCGAGACGCAGGAGCAGGATTAGGCTCAACGTAGTACTGCCATTGTTCACCGACGGCTGCTCTTGTTCCTTCAATGAGCTGTGTTGGGTCTGAAAGGTGCGGTGCAGCACGCTCATGAGTGTGAACTGTTGCATTTGGGCAATCAGCAAGTAAAAATCCTGCTCCCCCCGCGTGATCAAGATGGGCATGTGTCACAAATAAATGCGCAAGCGAGTTGGTGTCAATATCAACACGACCAAGCGCATCAATAATGCGTTCATAATTTGTTCCAATACCTGTATCGACAATCGCGGGCTGGTCTGCATCGATAATATATACTGACCCATATCCTGGCGTCTCATACATCCCAGTATCCATATAGTAAATGTCATCAGCAGTGTCTACCGTGGCAATATCACCGATATCCATAATTGTATGCCAACTCGTATTAGCAAAAATGTACAGGTTGTGAGCTACCGAAGGTAATAAATATACCTTTTCACTCATACCCTCGCTAGTCTCAACTAGTCTGAGGCACGTACAATTACTCGATAATATGCAAAATAGGGTCCGTTATATTCGAACCGGAGATGTTTCACCGATACATCAAGTATATGATTACATCTGCTTCACTCTTGAGATTACCCATCGTCGATTAGCTCCCGATGCGACACGGTTTTGCCGTATCCACAAGAATCGCCAGCTATGATTGATCGGCAACTGCTTCGTGAAAACCCTGATGCAATCCGGGGAGCCCTTGATGAAAAAGGGGTGACAGACGTCAATCTTGATCAGATTCTCACTCTTGATCAAGAATGGCGCGAACGTAAAGCTCGCGGGGATGAACTCCGACATGAGCGAAATCAAATTTCGTCGAAGATTGGCAAACTAAAAGCTGCTGGTGATGAAGACGCCGCATCAGAAGCAATCACGCAGTCACAAGAATTAAAAGATGAACTTGAGGAGATCGAGCGCGAAGCCGACAAATTAAAATCTGAACTCGATACGGCAATGCTCAAGATCCCACAAGTGCCAGATGATGCGGTTCCAGTTGGAACAGATGAATCGGAAAACGTTGAGCGGCGGCGTGAGGGATTTGATTCGCTCCGCTCGCTGCCTGATACTGTTATTCCGCATTATGATCTTGGCGAAGAATTAGAAATACTTGATTTCGAGCGAGGCGCCAAAGTGACAGGCGGTGGGTTCTATTTCGCGAAAGGCGATGGTGCCCGACTTGAGCATGCTCTTGTGCAATTCATGCTTGATATTCACCGTGAACAAGGATATCAGGATGTTTTCCCGCCAATCCCGGTCAATTCACAATCAATGGTTGGAACCGGACAGTTCCCAAAATTCACCGAGGATGCTTACCGTATTGGTGAGACAAATGATGAACCGTGGGATAATGATGATTTATGGCTCTGTCCAACGGCTGAAGTCCCAGTCACGAACATGTATCGTGATGAGATTTTGTTAGACGATGATCTACCGGTGAAAATACAGGCATACACCCCAAACTTCCGTCGGGAAGCAGGAGAGCATGGAACCGAGACCCGTGGTATTGTTCGTGTTCATCAATTTAATAAGGTCGAATTAGTGAATTTTGTTCGCCCGGAAGATAGCGCTGAGCGATTTGATGGACTGCTTACGGAAGCCGAGGTTGTGCTCCAACGGCTTGGACTACCATATCGGATTCTTGAGATGTGTACAGGTGATTTGGGCTTCACACAGCGGAAAAAATACGATATTGAAGTCTGGGCACCAGGTGACGATATGGCGACCGGTCCAGACATTGGTGGTCGGTGGCTTGAGGTATCATCTGTGTCAAACTTCGGTGCATTTCAATCACGGCGAGCAGGACTTCGATATCGACCTGAACGACATGAATCAGCCTCATATCTCCATACACTGAATGGCTCAGGGGTTGCTGTTCCTCGTGTAATGGTTGCAATTATGGAGTATTATCAGAATGATGATGGCACAATTACCATTCCAGAACCACTTCAACCATACATGAACGGTCTAAATGTAATTGAGGGACATGACCCAGTTGGCGAGGCAGCGGTTGGTGCTGGAAAGCGTGAGTAACCACTTACGAATAAGTTTTTAATATGCACACATAATCTATGATACGTTTGTTGCGGTCGATATTCGAATCTATATTGGAGTATACAGGATAATAAATGCATCACAGAGTCTACAATAAAAAGATGATACATGTCTTCAGGTAATCGTCAATATCAAGCGTCTAATTCCTCTTCAGAGTCATCATACCAACTGCATATCCGGTATGAAGGCGACGATGACCCCGCAAAATGTACCGCACGAAAGCTCGAACGGTTTGACCTTGCAACACTGCACAACTCAGATCGTACAACACCATATGGGGTTGTGCTCAATCCGCACGCCGATCGTGCTCTTTCACCTGCGGATGACGCTGTGGATACTCTTGTTGCGCTTGATTGCTCATGGGAATCTGCTGGTGAAGCACAGTTTACACTCCCCGGCGTTCATCGAGCACTTCCATATCTTGTCGCCGCCAATCCAATCAATTTTGGGCAGCCAATGCAGTTGACGACGGTTGAGGCGATTGCTGCTGCCCTGTGGATTTTTGATTATCCAGAGTATGCACGTCAAATTCTTGCAAAGTTTACTTGGGGGAAGACATTTCTTGAACTCAATGCTGAACCGTTAGATCGATATGCGGACTGTACAGATTCTGCTGCAGTCGTGGAAGTGCAGTCTGAATATCTCAATCGCGATGGAAATTAATAGATCATTTATTAGTAATATATTAAGTGTTAATCTAATCATATAATCGATATGTTATGCGCTTTGATTCTCCTGTCTGCGTGAATGTGAGGAAATTCTGAGCAGTTAAATATTACATTGTTTGAGCTTGTGTTGATGCTTGCACTCGTGCTAATATCGGTGTTGTTATACTGTTGGCTATAACTACGTGGAGATTTCCGGCACCCCGGGGTGCTGAAATCCTTCGTGTGACTATAGCCAACAGTATTAGCACCATCCGGTAACGTGAACAACCTCACCTCAAGGGTCGGGGTTCTCGCCCTGCTCCACCTATAGATCATAGGATTTCCGTACTTCTCCCTGAGACGAACGTGTTTTTATTGCTCGACGACATTTTTTATATACCATGATTTTTGAGTCTCTTCCGACAACTCCACGCTCGTCGGAACTTATTGATAAAGCCTTCTCGCGGGCTGCTCGGTCTGGACGGGCGAAATCAGGTCTAAAAGCTCAGCAGTCGATGTTACAGACAGCCTCAGCTATTCTCTCTGATAACCTCGAGAATGTCGTCACGCAGTGGCCTGATTTCGAATCTGTTGATCCATTTTATTATGAACTTGCCGATGCTATCGTCGATGTCGACGCACTTCGTCAAAGTCTCTCTCGTGTGACATGGACAAGTCGACAAATTGGGACACTCCGACGAGAGTATCAATCGAAATTACGAAAAACCGAATCGAAGACAGCGCGGAAACACAGAAAACAAGCCTTTGCTCGGATGGCAGACCTCGTCGAAGATATTGCAGATGATCTCGATCAGATTGGCTCGGCTCGTGATGCAGTAAAAAACCTTCCCGATATCCGTCCCGATGAACCTGCAATCGTCGTTGCTGGGTATCCGAACGTTGGAAAATCATCGTTTGTTAATGCTATTACTCGCGCTGATAATAAGATTGCACACTATCCATTCACCACAACTGGTATTCATGTTGGACATTTTGAGCGGAATCGAATTCGATACCAGATTGTCGATACACCTGGATTGTTAGACCGACCAGCGACCGAACGGAATGATATTGAACGACAAGCAGTCAGCGCAATTGAACATCTGGCGGATATTATACTCTTCATGACAGATGCTAGTGAAGCCTGCGGGTATCCACTAGCAGACCAACTGGCGCTTCGTGATGATGTCATAGAACGATTCCGTGAGCGCGAAATACCAGTGTTAACCGTGAACAACAAAAGCGATCGATCAGAAGCAATCGCTGCTGACTGTCAAATGAGTATTAAATATGATGAGGGGATTGACACTGTCCTCACGACGACCGTTGATGCTGCTGGATGGGAACCCGATATCCCCCCGTCTCGACAGGCATAATTCATACATTGTGTCTCAGTTTGCAGTCAAACTCAAACTTTTTAATAATTACGAGGCTTGGCCCCCTTCCTCAAGGAGTGAGTAAAACGAACGAATAAGCAGGGGATACCGCCGTGCATTATCTTGCCAAGGCATGAGTAGCATGTTTTCTCGTTAAATTGTGACGAGCAGTATTCATCAGACTGACTTGGAGTGGGATACTAACCACGGTCAGCCTGAGTTATCATTGTCACTATTAAATAGGGCTGGGACAGTCCGACTCAGAACGTCTATGGAGACTGGTAGCACTGTGGGTACGCGTCATCCGGACGTACCGCTTGCAAATGCCGTCACAGAAGTAGAAAGTCCGATGCGAGAACACGGAAGCCCCACCCTCACCGGAGCGATAGCGGAGTCGGGTGGGGCGGTTCACTTCTAATATCACTGTCTTTGACCTTTATATATCGTTGATACTAACTAATGATCATGTTCGTTCGACAGGAATGTATCTGAGTTCGACGGTGATTGCTCTCGTTGAATGTGTATTGCTTGATTCCCTCGTAGGTGATTCAGCATCAGCAGGTGACATTGCCCTGGGGTGACTACGGTTCTGATCGATAAATGGGATTTTTGCACCGATATACGGTGTGACTGGCGCAATTGATTCAATCCGCGCGTCAATTGCATCGGCAATAGCAGGAGGCTCAGTCGTGGAGGGATACCCAACAGTCACAATAACCTGCTGTGGCGTTCTGGCAGGGAATCCGCTGTATGTGACGGTGAGGTCAAGCATTATTGCCTCTGGTGGTAATTCAGCGTTAATTGCAGCATTGGTCTGCTCTTCGAAGGCGGCTGTTTGTGCGCTGCTGTATGTAAAACCAGCAAGTGCCGAGGAGAGTATAATTAACGCGACGGTTAAAACCGCAATGCGCGTCAAGGTTGTTGAACGCGCCTCTGATGTGCGAAACCATGACTGTGGTCGATATCCAAGTTGCCACAATGCAATGAGTGCAACAAGATTTATTGCGATAAAGTTTACCAAAACGAGAATGGCTGACCCAGCGACAACCCGTGGGGTTCCCCATGCAAGTCCAATACCGACGACTGCTGTTGGCGGGACAAGTGCGGCGGCAATCATCACGCCAACAAGTGCAGTTGAAACGCCAGAGGCAAGCGATACAGCACCTGCTGCACCTGCACCAAGTGCAATCACTAGCGAGAGAACATCAGGTGCAAGTCGTTGACTCACCTCGCCGATTTCGAACACTTCAACCGCACTAAGAGGAACAATCTGCACCGTTCGAAGCATGAATGCAAACCCAGCAGCCGATACAATGGCGAGAACGCCTCCAAGGATCTGCAGTTTGACACCACGAGCGACCAATGAGGTATCATCGACAACAGTACCAACACTTGTTGACATCGCCGGTCCAATAAGTGGTGCAATGACCATCGATCCGACCACTACTGCCGGTGAGTCAAGTAGGAGTCCGGCTGTAGCAACTATGGCGCTGACGATTGTCATCAAAATAAATGGTCCAATCCCTGGAGCAAGTTCATTGGCACGAGCGAGCAATTCATCGCGGGCAATCCGGTCGCCATCAGTTGTATCATCACTGTCATTGCTATACGCCTCATCAAGCTCATTGAATTTGTCTGAAACTACTGTTTCAGCCTCAAGGACAACTGTCGTTGCATCTGTATCGATGCCTACTGTTCGAAGCTGATCCAAAACTGGCTCAACAGCCGCTGTTGGAAGAGGGAACGTGATGATAGCCTCATATTCATCAGTGCCTGTTTCATCAGTAATAGCATACTCAATGTTTTCATCAGTAATGACCTCAACAACAGCATCACGTGTCCCAGCTGGGACCAGCACCTGAACAAAACGCACATCAGAATCTCAGCGTCTGTCATCAAAGGTGTTTGTGCTCAAGTCTATTATATTGACATTGCTAAGAAAACGCACCTGGGATATATTCTAGACATTTATACAGTGCAAGGAGAATGTCCCGGGGTTTTGATATGACCATGAGGCGATTCACACCCAAATGTCACCTATTATATTCACAGCTGAGTTACATGAAAATGGGTGATAAAAAATTATTGATAACTCTCAATTTTGCTTCTTACTCATTAATAGACATTACTCACAGAGGATAGATGCGTATATTGCGAAAGTGCGAAGGAAATCCCCCGTACGTCAGCGTGGCGTATAAGTCCGATACCAGGGACACACGATTGACGCACTGTCTTGCGAAGGAGTCCTCACGATTTTACTGTAGGGAAGATATCAAAGCGGCGTTCCGCCTTTTTTTCCACCAGCAGCATCAGATGCTCGTTGGATGAGTTGCGTGACTGGGTCGGTATAATCATATCCAGGAATCACACCTTCAACATACGTCCCCTCAGCAAATTCAACGAGTGAAACAGCATCATCAACCCCTCGTGATGGGTCAATATCAGTGAATGTCGTCTCAACGACTGCGGTATCATCTTTGCGTGTCGTTTTAATATCAAGCGTTTCGTGCCCTCGTGTTGCGCTTTCAGCATCAGCCATACGACGACCAAATGTGTCAACCCAGCCTTTCTGAACGGGAGGTGCGACATGACCGTCGACGACTGCATCAATCATTGGAACAGTTATGACGACTGAGAATATAGCAGCACCATCTGCTGTCTCAATACTAATATCACCATCAAAAACGGTTGTCGTTACTGCATATACATCGTCATCTCCATCTGACTCAATCGAATCATGCAGTGCAACGGCGCGGTCAGTCCGTTCACGTATATCACTCATATTATATTGCTTGTTTTGAATGAACAAAAGCCGCTCGTCATTCGGTGTTCATCATATAAATATTGTGATAATTAATCACTGTACCATGTTGTGTGACACGATTTCTTAGCCAACATTACGGTTAGGAGCGAGTCGTTCACCAACAATTAATTGTCTCACTTCTTCAAGTACATCAAAGTCTACAAGAACTGCAAGTCGATCACCAGTCTCAAGTGAATCATCAGACAGTGGCAACCGCATTGGGTCATCTGCTTTTCCAAATGCAAGCACACGCGCCTGCGCAGGAAGTGCAACCTCCTCGATTGTGTATCCGCGCATTGGTGATTTGGAAGTTACTGTCATTAAGACTATTTGAAGTCGCTGAGCAATATCCGCGATTGCCCGCACTGACCCACCTAGTAACGCGTTCTTTGCGCCAATAGCTCCAAGCCGTTCTGGATATAGGACCTTATCTACCCCCTCAGTATATGTTTGATATACTTCCTCGCGATGATCTTTATTAACACGAAGAACGGTCCATGTTTGATGATGTTTTGCAATTGAGCAGGCTGCGAAGTTTACAGTTAAATCATTAGTTAATGCGCCAATAGCATCAGCAGACTCAACACCAGCATCAATGAGTACCGACTCGCGTACACCATCGCCGCGAACAACATCAAAGCCTGCCCCGCGGGTTTGTGCTGCGTTTTCATGATCGACCTCGATGATTGTAATATCGTGTCCTTCCTCACGAAGCACACGTGCAGTCCGGAGACCAACCCTACCTGCACCAATAATAATGATATCCATACGCAATCTGTACAATGTGAGTATAAATAATATTTCTGCGTGTCAATCATACAGAGCAAACAGAATCTTGTCGACTCTTGACGTCACCAGAACACTCTAGATTATGTTTATCATATTATACTTTAATCGGCAGATAAGCAACTTTGCTTCTCGTCAACAAGGAGTGAATCCGTTGTCTCAAGAAACATCATGTCGTTATTGAGTGCAAAGTCGGATAAAAAAAATCTCCAACGATGATTGAAGGCGATCTCTTCACTGCTCGCCAGTAATGGAACAAGATCCAAAGTTGCAATATTATGAATGTGAATATATAGAAGATTATCTGATGACTGCTGATTGATAGAAATGCAAACGCAGGAATCAATATTTTGTTTCATGATTTTGAAAATGAGGACTGTGGAGAGTCCGAAGCCACAACGCCTGTACATGTGGAGACTACACTCCCTCTGTTCAGGACCTCGGCGCATCAGAGGTCGTAGATGGAAAACAGATCATAAAAATAGGAAGCCCTGGGTTTACGGAAGCTCCGTCAGCGGCTGAGTAGGGTAGGGTACTCACTCTACGTATTCGATTGCAGAATTACCGAGTGGGAGTTGTCAACAGTGGAATCCTTCGGGCTGAGGTACCGAAATCTGTCCATTGCACCAAATGAGAGTTATAAATATAGTATCAAGATAGTACAGGAAGTAACTCAGTAATAGAACACTATGCTCAAGTCATCACCCCCTCTATAGATGAATATATGATCTCGGTTGTTGGGGTTATCCTCTTCATTGCAGTCCTAACCATCCACACGCTTGTAGCTGCGGTGTTGACCCGTTATTTTCGTATTCGATTAAAAACACAGTTGGGGTATGTCATCTTTTCATTTCTATTAATTCCGTTCGTATTGCTTATACTAACATTACTTTTTACTGGTATCCTTGGAATTGGTGTCAATCTTGGTGATGCAACAACGGCGACTGGCGTGATGATTGGATTACCGTTTGCACTTGGATTCACTATCGATACACTCTATGTCCCTGCGCCTGAGGAGTATGATCTCCCAGACACGCAATAAGCGATATCATTGCTTATGATTCAGTTGATACTTCATCACCGAGCATTGTCCCAACAATAGTTTTGACGCGTTTTTTAACATCAGCAATGGACTGAGATGCGTCGACCCGATAGAATCGCGTGGGCTCAGCAGTAATAAGTCGCTCATATTGCGTTGCGACTCGCTCAAGATATTGTACACGTTCGAATTTATTCGTCGCCCCAGCACGGTTGACTCCAGTCTCTGGGTCGATATCTAAATACACCGTTGCATCAGGGCGTCGAGAGAATGGTTCATGTATTGATTGAATATATTCGAGCGGTGCATCAATGCGGCTGTCTGCAAGTGCTGCAGCTTGGTATGCAAATCGTGAATCAGCATATCGATCAGAAATAACAGCTGTACCAGACGCGAGTGACGGTCGAATAACGCGGTTGAGATGAGCAGCGTGGTCTGCAGTAAATAAGAATAACTCGGCAAGTGAGTCTGCGCTGTCATCATGCATTGACTCGGTAACGAGATCACCATACCAGGAGTCAGTCGGTTCACGCGTGAATGTTACTTCAGGGAGTGCACTTTGTAATGATTCACAAACGGTGGACTTTCCGCTCCCATCAAGCCCCTCCAATGTAATAAGCGTCGACATTCTTGTATATATGCTCGGCGACGCGTGCATATATTATCCTGGGGTTACCGAGTTACATACGAATTCTCCAGCGTCGTATCAGGTTATGAAATATAACCTGAATTGGACGGTATTCCCCGGCAATAGCGGTATATTAATCAGCAGGCTACGATATGGATCATTGAGAGTAACGCGTGTGTAGTAGTTAATTTTAGGTTTGTGTCCGATGACGATATATTGGCATGGATGTACTCGTCATTGGTGGGAGTGGCTTTATTGGCACCCGACTTTGTGCAGAACTCTCCAACCGTGGTCATAACGTAACAGCAGTGTCACGAAGTCCAGACAACTCAGAACTCCCGGCGGATGTTGACACGAAAATGGGTGATGTTACTGCATATGACTCATTGAGTGGGTCATTTGCCGATATTGACGCCGTATATAATCTTGTTGCGCTGTCGCCATTGTTCAAGCCGAGTGGTGGTGATAAAATGCATGATGTGATTCATCGACGGGGGACTGAGAACGTCGTCCGCGCTGCAGAGGCGAATGGTGTCTCACATCTTATTCAGATCAGTGCGCTTGGAGCAGATCCTGACGGATCAACGGCATACATTCAGGCGAAAGGACGTGCTGAGACCGCTGTCACCGAGTCCGACACAGATCTTGAATTCACAATCTTTCGACCTTCGGTCGTGTTTGGCGACGGTGGTGAATTTGTCTCATTCACAAAACTCCTTGCGCCACCGTATGTTAGCGCTCTCCCTGGTGGTGGGAAAACACGATTCCAGCCAATTTGGGTCAATGACCTCGTGCCAATGCTTGCTGATGCAATTGATGCAGATACACATCATGGTGAAATATACGAGATTGGTGGACCTGAACGGTTGACACTCGCAGAAATTGCGAAAACGATTCACACCGCAGATGGTCGCTCAACGACAATTGTACCGGTTCCAATGTCACTTGCTAAAATTGGTCTTACAGTTGGTGATGTGATTCCGGGCTTTCCAATAGGTGTTGACCAATACCGATCATTACAGTTTGATAATGTGACTGATGAGAACGATATTGATGCTTTCGAGAAAAGTTTGGACGATCTGACAACGCTCGAAGCATATCTCAGCGGTGAGGATAAACAAGACGACACGCGTGTTCCTGCGTGAACAACCCGCAAATATATTTCAATCTTAGTTTCTATTCAAACTCATATTTTGCGAATCAGCATAACGTAGTGGGCACGCAGTGGGGAAAGGGTGCAACCATGAGATATTGTCATATTTCAAAAAACAACGCATACCTCATGATCGCAGATACTCCTCAAGGCATATTGGCTCCCGTGTCGGTCCATTTCTGATATTTTCATGTCTATCCTATCGTGTTATTGTATAAAAAACGTTGATAGACGTGTCAGACATTCATTCGGTAATTAACATATCCGACCCAATCGGTATTTATGAAAAAATATCTTCTCAGGGGCTCAGTATCCAATATTCGCGGTCACGACATATATGATAAATTACCTTTCACAAGCTTTATTCGGGCGTTCACTCTTGATTACATCTAATGGCGAAGGGGGGCTAATAAATGAAGCTTGCAATGATCGGCTTCGGACAGGCGGGTGGAAAAATCGTTGATAAATTCGTCGAGTATGATCAGCGTCATGGGTCAGACATTGTCCGCTCAGCCGTTGCTGTTAATACAGCAGAGGCCGATCTCATGGGACTTAATCATATTCCATCATCGAAACAAATCCTTATCGGACAATTGAGTGTCAAAGGTCATGGCGTCGGAGCTGACCCAGATCTTGGTCGAGAAATCGCTGAGGAAAATATCGATGAGATACAGAATGCGCTCAATGATGTTCCTGTACATGAGATTGATGCATTCTTGATTGTCGCTGGACTCGGCGGTGGAACCGGTAGTGGAGGCGCACCTGTGTTGGCAAATCGCCTCAAGCAGATTCATAGTGAGCCTGTCTATGGATTAGGTGTGCTTCCTGGAAGCGAAGAAGGCGGTATCTATACCCTTAATGCTGCACGATCGTTTCAGACGTTTGTCCGTGAAGTTGATAATCTTCTTGTATTCGATAATGACGCATGGCAGAAAACGGGAGAATCTGTTCAGAGAGGATATGAGGAAATTAATGAGGCTATCGCAACCCGCTTTGGGGTGCTTTTCGGTGCCGGTGAAGTAGGTGATGATAGCGAGGTCGCAGAAAGCGTTGTTGACTCTTCTGAGATTATAAATACACTCTCAAGTGGTGGTGTCTCAACCGTTGGATATGCATCTGA from Haloquadratum walsbyi C23 harbors:
- a CDS encoding DUF367 family protein, which codes for MSSGNRQYQASNSSSESSYQLHIRYEGDDDPAKCTARKLERFDLATLHNSDRTTPYGVVLNPHADRALSPADDAVDTLVALDCSWESAGEAQFTLPGVHRALPYLVAANPINFGQPMQLTTVEAIAAALWIFDYPEYARQILAKFTWGKTFLELNAEPLDRYADCTDSAAVVEVQSEYLNRDGN
- the tmk gene encoding dTMP kinase: MHASPSIYTRMSTLITLEGLDGSGKSTVCESLQSALPEVTFTREPTDSWYGDLVTESMHDDSADSLAELFLFTADHAAHLNRVIRPSLASGTAVISDRYADSRFAYQAAALADSRIDAPLEYIQSIHEPFSRRPDATVYLDIDPETGVNRAGATNKFERVQYLERVATQYERLITAEPTRFYRVDASQSIADVKKRVKTIVGTMLGDEVSTES
- a CDS encoding NOG1 family protein, producing the protein MIFESLPTTPRSSELIDKAFSRAARSGRAKSGLKAQQSMLQTASAILSDNLENVVTQWPDFESVDPFYYELADAIVDVDALRQSLSRVTWTSRQIGTLRREYQSKLRKTESKTARKHRKQAFARMADLVEDIADDLDQIGSARDAVKNLPDIRPDEPAIVVAGYPNVGKSSFVNAITRADNKIAHYPFTTTGIHVGHFERNRIRYQIVDTPGLLDRPATERNDIERQAVSAIEHLADIILFMTDASEACGYPLADQLALRDDVIERFREREIPVLTVNNKSDRSEAIAADCQMSIKYDEGIDTVLTTTVDAAGWEPDIPPSRQA
- a CDS encoding DUF5813 family protein; the protein is MSDIRERTDRAVALHDSIESDGDDDVYAVTTTVFDGDISIETADGAAIFSVVITVPMIDAVVDGHVAPPVQKGWVDTFGRRMADAESATRGHETLDIKTTRKDDTAVVETTFTDIDPSRGVDDAVSLVEFAEGTYVEGVIPGYDYTDPVTQLIQRASDAAGGKKGGTPL
- a CDS encoding potassium channel family protein produces the protein MDIIIIGAGRVGLRTARVLREEGHDITIIEVDHENAAQTRGAGFDVVRGDGVRESVLIDAGVESADAIGALTNDLTVNFAACSIAKHHQTWTVLRVNKDHREEVYQTYTEGVDKVLYPERLGAIGAKNALLGGSVRAIADIAQRLQIVLMTVTSKSPMRGYTIEEVALPAQARVLAFGKADDPMRLPLSDDSLETGDRLAVLVDFDVLEEVRQLIVGERLAPNRNVG
- the serS gene encoding serine--tRNA ligase codes for the protein MIDRQLLRENPDAIRGALDEKGVTDVNLDQILTLDQEWRERKARGDELRHERNQISSKIGKLKAAGDEDAASEAITQSQELKDELEEIEREADKLKSELDTAMLKIPQVPDDAVPVGTDESENVERRREGFDSLRSLPDTVIPHYDLGEELEILDFERGAKVTGGGFYFAKGDGARLEHALVQFMLDIHREQGYQDVFPPIPVNSQSMVGTGQFPKFTEDAYRIGETNDEPWDNDDLWLCPTAEVPVTNMYRDEILLDDDLPVKIQAYTPNFRREAGEHGTETRGIVRVHQFNKVELVNFVRPEDSAERFDGLLTEAEVVLQRLGLPYRILEMCTGDLGFTQRKKYDIEVWAPGDDMATGPDIGGRWLEVSSVSNFGAFQSRRAGLRYRPERHESASYLHTLNGSGVAVPRVMVAIMEYYQNDDGTITIPEPLQPYMNGLNVIEGHDPVGEAAVGAGKRE
- a CDS encoding TIGR00341 family protein, with amino-acid sequence MRFVQVLVPAGTRDAVVEVITDENIEYAITDETGTDEYEAIITFPLPTAAVEPVLDQLRTVGIDTDATTVVLEAETVVSDKFNELDEAYSNDSDDTTDGDRIARDELLARANELAPGIGPFILMTIVSAIVATAGLLLDSPAVVVGSMVIAPLIGPAMSTSVGTVVDDTSLVARGVKLQILGGVLAIVSAAGFAFMLRTVQIVPLSAVEVFEIGEVSQRLAPDVLSLVIALGAGAAGAVSLASGVSTALVGVMIAAALVPPTAVVGIGLAWGTPRVVAGSAILVLVNFIAINLVALIALWQLGYRPQSWFRTSEARSTTLTRIAVLTVALIILSSALAGFTYSSAQTAAFEEQTNAAINAELPPEAIMLDLTVTYSGFPARTPQQVIVTVGYPSTTEPPAIADAIDARIESIAPVTPYIGAKIPFIDQNRSHPRAMSPADAESPTRESSNTHSTRAITVELRYIPVERT
- a CDS encoding MBL fold metallo-hydrolase translates to MDIGDIATVDTADDIYYMDTGMYETPGYGSVYIIDADQPAIVDTGIGTNYERIIDALGRVDIDTNSLAHLFVTHAHLDHAGGAGFLLADCPNATVHTHERAAPHLSDPTQLIEGTRAAVGEQWQYYVEPNPAPASRINALTDGDTVHLGDRSLTAVAAPGHALHQMMFYDTTEDTLFTGDAAGIYIPMQDRVQQTSPPSQFNLETCLDDVRAIDSMAPETLCFGHFGPRVYDDELLSSYKRALVEWVEAVRQKRGEANSDEDVIQYFSDNAELIDVWGAEKARAEARLNVRGVLAYLDWQAAQTD